A region of Reichenbachiella carrageenanivorans DNA encodes the following proteins:
- a CDS encoding family 43 glycosylhydrolase, which produces MRKYSMCKWVWYSLVFLAWGCGTQSVSDQSKEVSVQTAPSFQTVSNPMNLSYRFRPELPSRREAADPTVIKFKGEYYLFASKSGGYWYSKDLADWIFVETNEIPTEDYAPTTIVLGDKIYLAVSSKKNNKVYSSSDPKSGKWEASHTLPFAVEDPAFFLDTDNRLYLYWGCSNVKPLYAAEIDKETFQFLSETSETIFPNPAQLGFEVRGDYNDEYDNAPWLEGSWMNKHNDKYYLQYSAPGTREKSYADGVYESDHPLGPFTLASNNPFSYKPEGFACGAGHGSTFYDDYGNLWHTGTISVSVKHKFERRIGFYPAFFDADGVLHTVNKYGDYPIIIPNKRIESFDEIFPGWMLLSYNKPVEVSSAVDSFAPAHANDENIRTYWAAQSGAAGEWLSVDLGESSSIYAIQANFAEYNTQILNRQQGLRHQYVVEGSDDKTDWQMVLDKSDNDNDRSHDYTQLSEPVSYRYIRIKNVKVPDGNFAISGLRIFGKGTGAEPIKVNELEVERNIQDRRMVTLKWTKSDNATGYNISFGSHPDKLYHSYMVYTDTEVTIRSLDSKQPYFFTIESFNENGITPSEITKQVE; this is translated from the coding sequence ATGAGAAAGTATAGTATGTGTAAGTGGGTATGGTACTCATTAGTGTTTTTAGCTTGGGGGTGTGGTACACAGTCCGTGTCAGATCAATCTAAGGAGGTATCCGTGCAGACAGCACCATCCTTTCAAACCGTTAGTAACCCGATGAATCTAAGCTATAGGTTTAGGCCAGAGTTGCCTTCTCGGAGAGAAGCCGCCGATCCTACGGTAATCAAATTTAAAGGTGAATATTACCTTTTTGCTTCCAAATCTGGGGGATATTGGTATTCGAAAGATCTAGCTGATTGGATCTTCGTAGAGACCAACGAGATCCCAACTGAAGACTATGCACCCACGACTATTGTACTCGGAGACAAAATCTATTTGGCCGTTTCCTCTAAGAAAAACAACAAAGTCTATAGCTCTTCAGACCCTAAGAGTGGCAAGTGGGAAGCCAGCCATACCTTGCCTTTTGCAGTAGAAGACCCTGCTTTTTTTCTCGATACAGACAATCGATTGTACCTGTATTGGGGCTGCTCAAATGTGAAACCGCTCTATGCCGCAGAGATAGACAAGGAGACGTTTCAGTTTTTAAGCGAAACCAGCGAAACGATTTTTCCTAATCCAGCGCAGCTAGGTTTTGAAGTGCGTGGAGACTACAACGATGAGTATGACAATGCACCCTGGCTGGAAGGCTCTTGGATGAATAAGCACAACGACAAATACTACTTGCAATACTCGGCGCCAGGCACACGCGAAAAATCGTATGCCGATGGGGTCTATGAATCTGACCACCCACTTGGGCCTTTTACTTTGGCTTCCAACAACCCATTTTCATACAAGCCCGAAGGTTTTGCGTGTGGAGCAGGGCATGGTAGTACGTTCTACGACGACTATGGCAACCTCTGGCATACTGGTACTATTTCGGTTTCGGTCAAGCACAAGTTTGAACGTCGAATCGGTTTTTACCCTGCTTTTTTCGATGCGGATGGAGTGCTTCATACAGTCAATAAATATGGAGATTACCCGATTATTATCCCGAACAAACGCATAGAAAGCTTCGATGAAATTTTCCCAGGATGGATGCTCTTGTCCTACAATAAGCCTGTTGAAGTTTCTTCGGCGGTCGATTCATTTGCTCCTGCCCATGCCAACGACGAAAACATCCGTACCTATTGGGCCGCACAGAGTGGAGCTGCAGGAGAGTGGCTGAGTGTAGATTTAGGTGAGTCGAGTAGCATTTATGCCATTCAGGCCAACTTTGCAGAGTACAATACACAAATACTAAATCGCCAGCAGGGCTTGCGTCACCAGTATGTGGTAGAAGGCTCTGATGATAAAACCGACTGGCAGATGGTGCTAGATAAGTCTGACAACGACAATGATCGTTCGCATGATTATACCCAACTTTCGGAACCTGTAAGCTACCGATACATCAGAATCAAAAATGTGAAAGTACCAGACGGCAACTTTGCCATCTCAGGGTTAAGAATATTTGGAAAAGGTACTGGAGCTGAGCCGATCAAAGTAAATGAATTGGAAGTAGAAAGAAATATCCAAGACCGTAGAATGGTCACGCTTAAATGGACGAAGTCTGATAACGCTACAGGTTACAACATCAGCTTCGGTTCGCACCCCGACAAGCTATACCATAGTTATATGGTCTATACCGATACAGAAGTGACCATCCGTAGTTTGGATAGTAAGCAGCCGTATTTTTTCACCATAGAATCATTCAATGAAAATGGAATTACTCCTAGTGAAATAACCAAACAAGTAGAATAA
- a CDS encoding glycoside hydrolase family protein yields MRNLKIINVAAVAVALIVGAGTLFQCTNKTDAPARTEVTIKGEQFYINGELTYKGRYWNGHKIEGLLMNSRMVQGIYDDVNPESAGRFKYPDTGIWDPERNTAEFVAAMPEWKRHGLLAFTLNLQGGSPMGYGNLNSINSTFDSLGNLRPAYMARLTKVLDKADELGMVVILGYFYFGQDQVLADEMAVINGVDNITNWLLNKGYKNILVEIGNEVDYPKYEHSILTAERIHELVARVQGIEKDGYRLLTSTSYRGGRAPQSNVVEIADFLLIHGNKMEHPEDIYTLVEETRNVQGYTPKPILFNEDDHYDFDAESNNMVNAVKAYTSWGYFDFRKEGEAFENGFQTVPVSWEINSDRKKSFFNKVKEITGY; encoded by the coding sequence ATGAGAAATTTAAAAATAATAAACGTGGCTGCTGTTGCTGTAGCACTGATTGTAGGAGCAGGTACACTCTTTCAGTGTACAAATAAAACAGATGCTCCGGCACGTACCGAAGTGACGATCAAGGGAGAACAATTTTATATCAATGGAGAGCTAACCTACAAAGGACGGTATTGGAACGGTCATAAAATTGAAGGCTTGTTGATGAATTCCAGAATGGTACAGGGCATTTATGATGATGTCAACCCTGAATCGGCTGGTAGGTTCAAATATCCAGATACAGGGATTTGGGATCCAGAAAGAAACACGGCTGAGTTTGTGGCAGCTATGCCTGAATGGAAGCGCCACGGTCTATTGGCTTTCACGCTCAACCTACAAGGCGGTAGTCCCATGGGATATGGCAACCTCAATAGCATTAACTCTACCTTCGATTCGTTGGGTAATCTGCGGCCTGCTTATATGGCTAGATTAACCAAGGTTTTAGATAAAGCAGATGAATTGGGTATGGTGGTTATTTTGGGTTATTTCTATTTTGGACAAGATCAGGTACTCGCTGATGAAATGGCAGTGATCAACGGGGTAGACAATATCACCAACTGGCTATTAAATAAGGGGTACAAAAACATACTCGTAGAGATAGGCAATGAAGTGGATTATCCTAAGTATGAGCACAGCATCCTGACTGCAGAGCGGATACATGAGTTGGTAGCCAGAGTACAAGGCATAGAAAAAGACGGGTACAGATTGCTAACCAGTACCAGTTACCGTGGAGGAAGAGCACCACAGTCTAATGTGGTCGAAATCGCAGATTTCCTTCTGATTCATGGCAACAAAATGGAGCATCCCGAAGACATCTACACCCTGGTGGAAGAAACTAGAAATGTGCAGGGCTACACCCCCAAACCAATCCTATTCAATGAGGATGATCATTATGATTTTGATGCAGAGAGCAACAACATGGTTAATGCCGTGAAGGCTTATACTTCTTGGGGGTATTTTGATTTCAGAAAAGAAGGAGAAGCTTTTGAAAATGGTTTTCAAACCGTACCTGTGAGCTGGGAAATCAACTCTGACCGAAAAAAGAGTTTTTTTAATAAAGTAAAAGAAATCACAGGGTATTGA
- a CDS encoding chondroitinase family polysaccharide lyase, which produces MSVLKVGKKVKLLVAIVLGVCLSAHGQDVQTPVRVMESFEEGIPAGLESTGGRISIDTLRMKYGEKSLKWDWSGNAVLTFDTPIGYQKQRLVTDLSKLSNGHGGSEKNPVLAPPRGFFLWIYNDKASNQRIRFQFGRGDEVDCEFDYNLNFKGWRTVVVGYDRGDMRGVPREDMTRLTINAPATGSGTFYLDVMGLSVPMNPRTVNPNPQLPEIDMHPRLVSQYPHLLYEYSKYRPTFPLEPLTDEVVADFRTLEAQALEFWLPAYEQQKWNEQKIAGIRKRFEAFEITRSGDQIYGRPLVKSHIMTDHFNEMDMSNKELLEGVMIWKTKFDALMGDLAKAYRWTNSETSKKELESMFIDLFDYGIDQGFDTGAGLGWMHHYSYCIRAYAPAMFLMKEVLLKHDKLNKAIEICKWFYSFNQVYNEAYVYGFEGRTGINADESQGLLSQRLTTALLMEDSPEKARDLKHFSSYFSNITTAYAHALDETFKPDGTVFHHAGHAYGYGGRAVFGTVATLYMLSSTSFSATQPAYDRMSNVVETLYLGLFGTEKREAPKAFASIRFSIYELNEQFYIIPALMALASPARDEVMESEYLELIGKEKPYKPEFQYWLDKIERRNKITSDFQYVGFKMLPYSNVGIRRQQNDWMITVRGHSKYVIPFESWGSSFFAYPLYIAHGYLDIAYPSSLDSSTPSDGTTWVPGFDWHRWPGSTTVRLPYDQMETNPGQVRDEGGEYLLSDQAFSGGVSSTTGLGLYAFQFKGHDKFGLESFTGKKSYFFFGEYVVCIGSDITSGLTAHDVETTLFQTALVDTSLPTATSEGSLSDFPIEKQMIGNQSFWAIDSRGSGYFLSGEMMKKGIQFYRNTQTNPDAIGKKELSGDFVSAYINHGSAPDQASYQYIVMADATPAKMETFATEMNEKTPPFSVLQSDENAHVVHWAKGQSTAYAVYAPSGLGFKKGTVKAVNKSSTFITESEGNLLRLSVADPDLNIYEGQDDRLPDGSRVELSIYEHEWFFWPSRPHTVRLTLRGSWAIAEQTKWIETAEIKEVKVLSTNRSETVIEFECRDGLSAEVLLTPKK; this is translated from the coding sequence ATGAGTGTATTGAAAGTGGGGAAGAAAGTTAAATTATTAGTAGCCATTGTACTAGGTGTATGCCTATCAGCTCATGGTCAGGATGTGCAGACACCTGTCCGAGTGATGGAGAGTTTTGAAGAAGGCATACCTGCAGGGCTTGAGTCTACAGGGGGGCGCATAAGTATAGACACCCTGCGGATGAAATATGGCGAAAAATCCTTGAAGTGGGATTGGTCGGGCAATGCCGTTTTGACTTTCGATACACCCATAGGATATCAAAAACAGCGATTGGTCACAGACTTGAGTAAGCTTAGCAATGGCCACGGAGGGAGTGAGAAAAACCCAGTTTTAGCACCTCCAAGAGGTTTTTTTCTATGGATATACAACGACAAGGCGAGCAATCAGCGCATTCGATTCCAGTTTGGAAGAGGAGATGAGGTGGATTGTGAATTTGATTATAATCTCAATTTTAAAGGATGGCGCACGGTAGTAGTAGGCTACGACAGAGGAGACATGCGTGGCGTACCAAGAGAGGACATGACCAGATTGACTATCAATGCACCTGCTACAGGTAGTGGTACTTTTTATTTAGATGTGATGGGGCTATCTGTACCCATGAATCCTCGTACAGTCAACCCCAATCCTCAATTGCCAGAAATAGATATGCATCCTAGACTGGTGTCGCAGTACCCACATCTTTTGTACGAATACAGTAAGTATAGGCCTACGTTTCCCCTAGAGCCTTTGACTGATGAAGTAGTGGCGGATTTCAGAACGTTGGAAGCGCAAGCCTTGGAATTTTGGTTGCCCGCCTACGAGCAGCAAAAATGGAACGAACAAAAAATAGCAGGTATTCGCAAGCGGTTCGAGGCTTTTGAGATTACCAGATCAGGTGATCAGATTTATGGTAGACCTTTGGTTAAATCGCACATCATGACAGACCATTTCAACGAAATGGATATGTCGAACAAGGAGCTATTGGAAGGGGTGATGATTTGGAAAACCAAATTTGATGCCCTCATGGGGGATTTGGCAAAAGCCTACCGCTGGACTAATTCGGAGACATCTAAAAAAGAACTCGAAAGCATGTTTATCGACCTGTTCGATTACGGAATAGACCAAGGCTTCGATACAGGAGCAGGGTTGGGTTGGATGCATCATTATTCTTATTGCATACGTGCTTATGCACCAGCCATGTTTCTGATGAAAGAGGTATTACTCAAGCATGATAAGCTCAACAAAGCCATTGAAATATGTAAGTGGTTTTATAGCTTCAATCAGGTGTACAACGAAGCATATGTTTATGGCTTCGAAGGCAGAACGGGTATCAATGCTGATGAATCGCAAGGGCTTTTGAGTCAGCGGCTTACTACAGCATTATTGATGGAGGATTCCCCAGAAAAAGCCAGAGACTTAAAACATTTTTCGTCCTATTTTTCAAATATCACTACAGCATATGCTCATGCACTAGACGAAACTTTCAAACCAGACGGTACTGTTTTTCATCATGCAGGACATGCCTACGGGTATGGCGGGCGTGCAGTTTTTGGTACGGTAGCTACTCTGTATATGTTGTCATCTACGTCATTTTCAGCTACTCAGCCTGCCTATGATCGAATGAGTAATGTTGTAGAGACACTCTATTTAGGTTTATTTGGTACTGAAAAACGCGAAGCCCCCAAGGCTTTTGCTTCCATACGTTTCAGTATTTATGAGTTAAACGAACAGTTTTACATTATACCAGCTTTGATGGCTCTGGCTAGTCCAGCACGAGACGAAGTGATGGAGTCAGAATACTTAGAGTTAATAGGAAAAGAGAAACCGTATAAACCTGAGTTTCAATATTGGCTAGACAAGATAGAACGAAGGAATAAAATTACCAGTGATTTTCAATATGTAGGATTCAAGATGTTGCCTTATTCCAATGTGGGTATCAGACGACAGCAAAATGATTGGATGATCACCGTTCGTGGGCATAGCAAGTACGTGATACCATTCGAGAGTTGGGGATCTTCTTTTTTTGCCTATCCATTGTACATAGCCCATGGTTATTTAGATATTGCTTACCCGAGCAGTTTAGATAGTTCTACCCCGTCTGATGGTACTACTTGGGTGCCAGGGTTTGATTGGCACAGGTGGCCAGGCAGTACGACTGTTCGTTTGCCTTATGATCAGATGGAGACCAACCCAGGGCAGGTAAGAGACGAAGGAGGAGAGTACTTATTGAGCGATCAAGCCTTTAGCGGTGGGGTTTCGTCTACTACTGGATTAGGTTTGTACGCCTTTCAGTTCAAAGGACATGATAAGTTTGGTTTAGAGTCCTTTACAGGAAAAAAATCTTATTTCTTTTTCGGGGAATATGTCGTTTGTATAGGAAGTGATATTACCAGTGGCTTGACAGCACATGATGTAGAAACCACCCTGTTTCAAACAGCACTGGTAGATACCAGTCTACCTACTGCTACTTCGGAGGGGAGTCTGTCCGATTTTCCTATAGAAAAACAAATGATTGGAAATCAATCATTTTGGGCAATCGATAGTAGAGGATCAGGGTATTTTCTTTCTGGTGAGATGATGAAAAAGGGGATTCAGTTTTATAGAAACACACAGACCAATCCTGATGCTATAGGTAAGAAAGAGCTGAGTGGAGATTTTGTATCTGCTTATATCAACCATGGCTCAGCGCCAGATCAAGCGTCTTATCAATACATCGTGATGGCCGATGCTACACCAGCTAAAATGGAGACATTTGCTACTGAGATGAATGAGAAGACGCCGCCATTTAGCGTTTTGCAAAGTGATGAAAATGCGCATGTTGTTCACTGGGCCAAGGGGCAGTCTACAGCCTATGCGGTCTATGCTCCATCAGGATTGGGTTTCAAAAAAGGAACCGTCAAAGCAGTAAATAAGTCTTCGACCTTTATCACTGAGTCGGAAGGCAATCTACTCAGGCTATCCGTGGCCGATCCAGATCTCAATATCTACGAAGGACAGGATGATCGCCTGCCTGATGGTTCCAGAGTAGAGCTGTCTATCTATGAGCATGAGTGGTTCTTTTGGCCTAGTCGCCCGCATACTGTTCGGCTCACGCTGAGAGGCTCATGGGCTATAGCTGAGCAAACCAAATGGATAGAAACTGCTGAAATAAAAGAAGTAAAAGTATTGAGTACCAATAGGTCGGAAACAGTGATCGAGTTCGAGTGTAGAGATGGATTGAGCGCAGAAGTACTATTGACCCCTAAAAAGTAA
- a CDS encoding sulfatase family protein → MKKANLLTIAYVLIVALSGCGSQKSAVEEQQPNVIFIFPDQFRNSSLGIWSQPGYDQHLQGNPDPVNTPALDKMAAEGVVFSQAVSNFPLCSPYRAMMLSGMYPDTNGATNNCRMDRESSLRSDVTAITDVFAQGGYNVSYFGKCHWLKNEPLFDANGTYHGTTDPPGGEYINRYDTYIPQGPDRHSIDYFCQVLKDVHFDPLVYASDPKIIGGKKDGELFYPKRFSAEFESENIINYLDNTHKQRDTEKPFFMIWSLNPPHNPWTEESTKMEYFDQYTDNGEVDLDRLLTHENADHEIGQYAPYYFANVSAVDYYIGLVLDKLEAMGIADNTIIVFSSDHGEMLGSHGKRGKNVPENESLNIPFVVKWGDKLKHRVEDLIMGAPDVLPTLVALAGMENRIPAEVQGTNYADVIKKPEENENKKPKAVLIMNYKTRGVFTGDYTFVVREDKNQASEIYCYDNKKDPNQLEKIAFEQLNSTVGGELKSSLERLLKQTNDRWYQEKVASNFLNYN, encoded by the coding sequence ATGAAGAAAGCTAATTTGTTGACTATAGCCTATGTGCTGATAGTCGCCCTGTCGGGTTGTGGGTCTCAAAAATCAGCTGTAGAAGAGCAGCAGCCAAATGTGATTTTTATATTTCCAGACCAGTTTAGAAACTCCAGTCTTGGCATCTGGTCACAGCCTGGCTATGACCAGCACTTGCAAGGCAATCCAGACCCAGTAAACACACCTGCATTGGATAAAATGGCCGCAGAAGGGGTCGTATTTAGTCAGGCAGTAAGCAATTTTCCGCTTTGTAGTCCATATCGTGCCATGATGCTTTCAGGCATGTATCCAGATACCAATGGGGCGACCAACAATTGTCGGATGGACAGGGAGTCTTCCTTGAGATCTGACGTGACAGCGATTACAGATGTGTTTGCCCAAGGAGGGTACAATGTATCCTATTTTGGCAAATGCCATTGGTTGAAAAATGAACCACTTTTTGATGCTAATGGTACTTATCATGGCACTACAGACCCTCCTGGTGGGGAGTATATCAACCGATATGATACCTACATCCCTCAAGGGCCAGACCGTCACAGTATTGACTATTTCTGTCAGGTACTCAAGGACGTACACTTCGATCCGTTGGTCTATGCTAGTGACCCTAAAATCATCGGTGGGAAAAAAGACGGAGAACTATTCTACCCCAAACGGTTCTCTGCGGAGTTTGAATCAGAAAATATTATCAATTACCTAGACAATACACACAAACAGAGAGATACAGAAAAGCCTTTCTTTATGATTTGGTCGCTTAATCCTCCTCACAATCCATGGACAGAGGAAAGTACCAAAATGGAGTATTTTGATCAGTACACTGACAATGGTGAGGTCGATCTGGATAGACTGCTTACGCATGAAAATGCAGATCATGAAATAGGGCAGTATGCCCCTTATTACTTTGCCAATGTGAGTGCTGTAGATTACTATATAGGTCTTGTATTGGACAAGCTAGAGGCTATGGGCATAGCCGACAATACCATCATCGTTTTTTCATCTGACCATGGAGAAATGCTCGGTAGCCATGGCAAGCGTGGCAAAAATGTACCAGAAAACGAATCGCTCAATATTCCATTTGTGGTGAAATGGGGAGACAAACTCAAGCACCGGGTAGAAGACCTCATTATGGGCGCACCAGATGTCTTGCCCACGTTAGTAGCTTTAGCAGGTATGGAAAACCGAATCCCTGCAGAGGTACAAGGTACAAACTATGCGGATGTCATTAAAAAACCAGAAGAAAATGAAAACAAAAAACCCAAAGCCGTTCTCATTATGAATTATAAAACACGTGGAGTCTTCACGGGCGATTATACTTTTGTAGTTAGAGAAGACAAAAATCAAGCATCCGAAATTTATTGTTATGACAATAAAAAGGATCCCAATCAACTGGAGAAAATAGCTTTTGAACAACTAAACAGTACTGTGGGGGGTGAATTGAAATCTTCGCTTGAGCGTCTATTGAAACAGACCAACGACAGGTGGTATCAAGAAAAAGTAGCGTCCAATTTTTTAAATTATAATTAA
- a CDS encoding VCBS repeat-containing protein, with translation MTGKKNVFNLLMALWYMSVLMSCDPTTHKESKPQLFTYLPSSSTSVNFVNPIIESEDYHYYQYIYAYMGGGVASADFNNDGLEDLFFVSNTQADQLYLNQGNLKFKNISQTTGITHADGFDAGVTIVDVNQDGFLDIYICRAGWLPDEDLYTNLLYINNGDLTFSERANEYGLDDANRSVMATFFDYDKDGDLDMYLVNSPEVTSDYRNIYPIEDLKTDQATIALKGSDKLYRNEGNHQYVDVSASSGILPDRGFGLHAQVGDLNQDGWLDIYVSNDLEYPDFVFLNNQDGTFSEAAEKVVKHMSYYSMGSDMADLDNDTQMDLMVLDMNPEDYIRAKTTMSMTSPAKFHQMVDQGYHYQYMHNMLQRNNGDGTFSEIAQLAGMANTDWSWATLLADFDLDGFNDIYVTNGVFRDVIDQDANIQIGMTARKRGRKPSDAEFLEYTQMLPQQKMNNYLFRNRGDLTFENMTQTWADTLSTFSNGAIYADLDNDGDLEIVVNNINDKATILKNEAIELGLGQYLKLQFKGPAHNRNGIGVRAKVTFENQTSQVRQLINSRGFLSSVSNTLHFGFSKSNQIHQVEITWPDGKTQTIRSVVPNQLLTVDYTVAINEPKSETATKPLFAKQTLGETHDEILYDDYVDQVLLPYKLSQMGPAVATSDINGDGIEDLYLGGSRSFSGKILMGTEDGFHPIVTPDFESDQRHEDVAAVFFDADQDGDQDLYVVSGSYEYPIGHPALQDRLYANDGNGNFLRQQEALPAMVESGSVVVPADYDQDGDIDLFVGGRLIPSKYPHAPRSFLLINEKGTFKDKTVELAPELAYLGMVTSAQWADIDQNGTDDLILAGEWMGIEVLVNTQGKLRRSTSYENLAQQVGWWNQLVVDDIDQDGDLDIVTGNLGLNSKHHAAIDKPYHVYANDFDQSGTEDVFLVKYYKDRQVPVRGKNCSTQQLPQLARSITSYSDFAHRDFDEIVGAGIQTAIHYQAVEFRSGIFRNQGNGFDFEPFTNHCQAFPINSILVADLNEDGHKDLILAGNNYMMEIETTRMDAGNGEVLMGSPNGRLQRLPYSQTGWKLDQDVRSLHLIRTADGGRSVLTANNNSSYQLHRIL, from the coding sequence ATGACGGGAAAGAAAAACGTATTTAATCTACTTATGGCCTTATGGTATATGAGCGTGCTGATGAGCTGCGACCCTACAACTCATAAGGAGTCTAAACCACAGCTTTTTACCTATTTACCTTCCAGTAGCACTTCAGTGAATTTTGTAAACCCCATCATTGAATCTGAAGACTATCACTATTATCAATACATCTATGCCTACATGGGTGGAGGCGTAGCCAGTGCCGATTTCAACAACGACGGACTAGAGGATCTTTTCTTCGTGTCCAACACTCAAGCCGATCAACTATACCTAAACCAAGGAAATTTAAAATTTAAAAATATCAGTCAGACCACAGGCATAACGCATGCCGATGGATTTGATGCAGGAGTCACAATCGTAGATGTCAATCAAGATGGATTTTTGGATATCTATATCTGCAGAGCTGGTTGGCTGCCAGACGAAGACCTGTATACCAATTTGCTTTATATCAACAATGGCGATTTGACCTTTTCCGAACGAGCGAATGAATATGGCCTAGACGATGCTAATCGATCCGTGATGGCTACTTTTTTCGACTATGACAAGGACGGAGACTTAGATATGTATCTTGTTAACTCACCTGAGGTCACCTCCGATTATAGAAATATCTACCCCATAGAAGACCTAAAAACAGACCAAGCCACCATTGCGCTAAAAGGGAGCGACAAACTCTATCGCAATGAAGGAAACCATCAATATGTCGATGTGTCCGCCAGTTCGGGTATCCTGCCAGATCGAGGATTTGGCCTCCATGCGCAAGTAGGTGATTTGAACCAAGACGGATGGTTGGATATATATGTGAGCAATGATCTGGAATATCCTGATTTCGTTTTTCTCAACAATCAAGACGGCACTTTTAGCGAAGCAGCAGAAAAAGTAGTGAAACATATGTCATATTATAGCATGGGTAGCGACATGGCTGACCTGGATAATGATACTCAGATGGATCTGATGGTTTTGGATATGAACCCAGAGGATTATATCAGAGCCAAGACCACGATGTCGATGACCTCACCAGCCAAGTTTCACCAGATGGTGGATCAAGGATATCATTATCAATACATGCACAATATGCTCCAGCGAAACAATGGAGATGGCACTTTTAGTGAAATAGCGCAGCTAGCAGGTATGGCCAATACCGATTGGAGCTGGGCAACATTATTAGCAGATTTTGATCTCGATGGATTCAATGATATCTATGTGACCAATGGCGTGTTTCGTGATGTCATAGATCAGGATGCCAATATTCAAATAGGGATGACTGCACGCAAAAGAGGGCGCAAACCATCCGACGCAGAATTTTTGGAATATACCCAGATGTTACCCCAGCAGAAGATGAACAACTACCTGTTTAGAAACAGGGGAGACCTGACCTTTGAAAACATGACACAGACTTGGGCGGATACCTTGAGCACGTTTTCCAATGGCGCCATCTACGCCGACCTAGACAATGACGGTGATCTGGAAATCGTGGTCAACAATATCAACGACAAAGCCACCATTCTAAAAAATGAAGCCATAGAGCTAGGCTTAGGACAATATTTGAAGTTGCAGTTCAAAGGTCCTGCTCACAACCGCAATGGCATAGGAGTGCGTGCCAAAGTAACCTTCGAAAATCAGACCAGTCAAGTTCGGCAATTGATCAATAGCAGAGGTTTTTTATCTTCAGTATCCAATACACTCCATTTTGGGTTTTCCAAATCAAATCAGATTCATCAGGTCGAAATCACTTGGCCTGATGGCAAGACACAGACGATTAGATCAGTAGTCCCTAATCAACTTTTGACGGTAGATTATACCGTTGCCATCAACGAACCTAAATCAGAGACAGCTACCAAGCCTTTATTTGCCAAGCAAACATTAGGAGAAACACATGACGAAATACTGTACGACGATTATGTCGATCAGGTATTGCTGCCCTACAAATTGTCACAAATGGGACCTGCTGTGGCTACTTCAGATATCAATGGCGATGGGATAGAAGACCTGTATTTGGGAGGATCTCGTTCCTTTTCAGGAAAAATATTAATGGGCACAGAAGATGGGTTTCACCCGATAGTCACACCTGATTTTGAATCCGACCAGCGACACGAAGACGTAGCGGCGGTATTTTTTGATGCAGATCAGGATGGGGATCAGGATTTGTATGTCGTCAGTGGGAGTTACGAATATCCTATCGGTCATCCCGCGTTGCAGGATAGGCTGTATGCAAACGACGGAAATGGCAATTTTCTACGTCAGCAAGAGGCACTGCCTGCTATGGTGGAGTCGGGTAGTGTAGTGGTGCCAGCAGATTACGATCAAGATGGGGATATTGATTTGTTTGTAGGAGGGAGACTGATCCCTAGCAAATACCCACATGCCCCACGTAGCTTTTTGCTAATCAATGAAAAAGGAACGTTCAAAGACAAAACTGTAGAGCTGGCACCAGAGCTAGCATACCTAGGTATGGTCACAAGTGCTCAATGGGCAGACATTGATCAAAATGGAACCGATGATCTGATTTTAGCAGGGGAGTGGATGGGCATCGAAGTCTTGGTTAATACCCAAGGGAAATTGAGAAGGAGTACATCGTATGAAAATTTAGCACAGCAAGTAGGCTGGTGGAATCAACTGGTCGTAGACGACATAGATCAAGATGGAGATCTGGATATAGTGACAGGCAACCTGGGACTCAACAGCAAGCATCACGCCGCTATAGACAAACCCTACCATGTGTATGCTAATGATTTTGATCAAAGTGGTACAGAAGATGTGTTTTTAGTAAAATACTACAAAGACAGGCAAGTCCCCGTTCGGGGCAAGAATTGCTCTACACAGCAACTACCGCAGCTGGCAAGATCTATCACTTCTTATAGTGATTTTGCCCATAGAGATTTCGACGAAATCGTGGGGGCAGGTATCCAAACAGCCATTCATTATCAAGCAGTAGAATTTAGATCTGGGATATTTAGAAATCAAGGGAATGGGTTTGATTTTGAGCCGTTTACCAATCACTGTCAGGCTTTCCCTATCAACAGCATTCTGGTCGCAGATCTCAATGAGGATGGGCACAAGGATCTGATACTCGCTGGCAATAATTACATGATGGAAATAGAAACTACCCGAATGGATGCTGGTAATGGAGAAGTACTGATGGGTAGCCCCAATGGTAGATTGCAGCGTTTACCTTATAGCCAGACCGGGTGGAAGCTAGATCAAGATGTGAGAAGCTTGCATTTGATTCGTACTGCAGATGGTGGACGATCGGTACTCACGGCCAATAACAATAGTTCGTACCAACTACATCGAATATTATAG